The genomic window ACTTGTGACTGAGTGATCGGCCTGCTGCTCACACTCCATGCATATAAGTGAGCCCTATTTCCTGTTGTCCTGTACAGTGTCTGTTAGTGTCATTACTTTTTTAAGCTAGTTCTTTTAATAGACAACATTTCACAGGATATGTAACCTCAAAGAAGTTGTTTCATCtattcacacaaaaaaacaaatgtttaataCCGCTGTGTCTTTCTGTAGGTCAAACATGTGTGGACGAAAGCAGGTTTAAGGATCAGGTGCTCTTTGTGGGGCCGCAGGGGCCTCCATATAGACTGCAGTGCCCTCTGGAGTCCCAGGGCTCCCCTCAAATTCAGTCGACCTGGCAGAAGGACTGTCAGCTGATCCACAGTCAGACAGGGAAGACCTACTTGGAGTTTGCCAGCCTCAGTGAGAAAGACACAGGAAATTACACCTGTATGCCACAGGGCAACAGCACAGCCTCGTTCACTGTGCGACTCTTAGTTAAGGGTAAGTATTGTTTCCAGGAGTAGGTGTAGTTAAGTCATCTCAACCCGATACTGTTATTGTGTGGCTCTAGTAGTAAGTATTTCTTGTACAAACTGGTAACAGTTGCGAGGAGGCATTTTGTTTCAGTGTGCCTTCTCATAGCAGTCTCAGGTGCTACCTGGCAGTGCACAAGAATGCCTCTGTTGTCTGAGGTGATCACAGATAACAGTAGTATGTCTTTACACAGAGTCTCGGTGCTCCAAAGCTCCAGAATTCAAACCCAGTGGGGGCCTGACTAAACTTTGGAGGAATGTGGGATCCACTGTGAAACTAAACTgcactgctctcctcctctgggaGCCATCGGAGGAGCAATGTGACACCGCAATGCAGTGGAGTAAAGATGGCCAGCCCCTCGCCAACAACACGCTCCACTCTGTGAACACGTCGTCATGGTGATTTGAAGCTTTTAAAATATCAGTTTCCTTTATTAATTATGTCCTCGTATGAAAGATGGTGTTTGTGAGAGAAGGTAAGATCAGGTTTTCTGTCCCACTTCTCAGGTCCCCTGGTGCTGGTCAGCTGACGGTAAACAGTCTGCTGGAGGTCACCCTCAGAGCGCTGGATGATTTTGGTCTCTACAGCTGCACAGTGAGAAACATTTCCTCTGACTTCAGTCTGCAGAATTCAGGTAAACAAAGGCACAAAGAGGCCTCACAAAGCAGAAAAATGGTTAAAGGCACAGACTGTGACATATATCCACATCacaaagcagtgtgtgtataGTAGATGTTTGGTAACAATAAACAGGATCACACCTTTTTATCACATGCAGAACAGCATGTTTATGCTACACACAGGCTAATCTTACCTTTTCTTGGCTGAGAGCCTGGCATAGAACATAATGTGTCAGCATCAGACAAACAGAGTTCCTGTGATTCACAACATTGATTCTGTTTCATTTTACAGATTTCTGAATTAATAATGCAGCGAACAAGGTTCTTACTCTGCTGTCTTTATTGAGATGCGATTACTATCAGCATTAATggtttacattttaatgactaatttgaatttgaatttagTTCAGATAAATGTATTCATACGCAGAGGAACAAGTCTATACAACAGAACACCCTTATTATGCATATTTTAAACATAGGTTTACATGTTTCTTCACTTTGCATAAACTCTGTTAAATCATACACTAAGAATTAGACATTTCTATTTagttttaaaataatatatatttgttatatattattttatgtttatttatttattcctgtTTTTTGGTGTATGTTCAGAAAGCCCCAGCCACACAGCGGCTGTTATTGCAGCCATCATTCTCCTCCTGTTTCTGGGTGTAGCTGCTCTCGTGTACTCCAGGTGTCACCTGAACATCAAACTCTGGTACAAGAACTCTTACGGAGACTTCGAACTGAACGGTGAGACTGGCGCTGAACTGACATGAGGTGGGTTTATTCAAAAGGCTGTGGTAttaacacctgtgtgtgtccgtcttCACAGATGGGAAGTTATATGATGCTTATATCTCCTATGTGAACAACGACTATGACAGGAAGTTTGTCAACTTTATCCTCAAACCtcacctggaaaataaaaacGGATACAAGGTGCACCTCAATGATAACGATATCCTACCTGGTGCAGGTAAGAACTGAtcactgtgtgatgtttttttatgatccAGGATTATCTGTTAGCTCATTGAAATGCATATTTGCCCTCTTCTTCATCAATGTGTGTCTCCAGAACCTTCTGCAGAGCTCGTCATGAACATAAGTCGCTCTCGGCGGCTCATCGTGTTGCTCTCTCATGCTTACCTTGAACAGGACTGGTGCTCCAATAACTTCAGGTCAGACCCGACTCTTCAGAATGGGATTAGAATTCTTGTTGCTTCACTGTTGTTAACCACTTGAGGTCGGTGTTGCAGTGTCCTAACTGTGTGCGTTTGCAGACAGGGCCTGCTGCACTTGTTGGAGTTATGTCCACGGCCCATCGTCATCACATTGGAGGGTCAGTACAAGCGTATGAGCTCTGAGAtcaagcagcagctcagtgaccACCAGCACTGCCTGACAGTCCTCGCCTGGAGGCATAACTCAGTGGTAAGATCCACAGTCATATGGCCATTTACATCCTAGTTCTACACATGTAGAGTGTGTCAGatattaaagggacagttcac from Parambassis ranga chromosome 19, fParRan2.1, whole genome shotgun sequence includes these protein-coding regions:
- the sigirr gene encoding single Ig IL-1-related receptor, whose protein sequence is MAVILPVFLLVCSVLWNKSFPVLGQTCVDESRFKDQVLFVGPQGPPYRLQCPLESQGSPQIQSTWQKDCQLIHSQTGKTYLEFASLSEKDTGNYTCMPQGNSTASFTVRLLVKESRCSKAPEFKPSGGLTKLWRNVGSTVKLNCTALLLWEPSEEQCDTAMQWSKDGQPLANNTLHSVNTSSWSPGAGQLTVNSLLEVTLRALDDFGLYSCTVRNISSDFSLQNSESPSHTAAVIAAIILLLFLGVAALVYSRCHLNIKLWYKNSYGDFELNDGKLYDAYISYVNNDYDRKFVNFILKPHLENKNGYKVHLNDNDILPGAEPSAELVMNISRSRRLIVLLSHAYLEQDWCSNNFRQGLLHLLELCPRPIVITLEGQYKRMSSEIKQQLSDHQHCLTVLAWRHNSVTPSSVFWKELALAMPRRVIIHKESAGDPQTLLQDDKDPMLTLDPDYLDCRSDTDPAGDLGLRVPMYKALASKAPVLPAAPVTAAEPKPSEIDVSDLGLRNYGARSDFYCLVTEEDI